Proteins from a genomic interval of Rosa chinensis cultivar Old Blush chromosome 2, RchiOBHm-V2, whole genome shotgun sequence:
- the LOC112190401 gene encoding cytokinin hydroxylase, translating to MAAVALTILLVIFLGLLVRIAYDTLSCYWLTPRRIKKIMEKQGVRGPKPRFLIGNILDMASLVSKSTSQDMHTIDHDIVGRLLPHYLAWSKIYGKRFIYWNGIEPRMCLTETELIKELLSKYSTISGKSWLQQQGSKHFIGRGLLMANGDDWYHQRHIVAPAFMGDKLKSYAGYMVECTKKMLHSLQTEMDSGQGEFEISEYMTRLTADIISRTEFDSSYEKGKQIFRLLTLLQKQCAQASKHLCVPGSRFFPSKYNREIKSLKMEVERLLMEIIQSRKDCVEIGRNNSYGNDLLGMLLNEMQKKRGNGFSFNLQLIMDECKTFFFAGHETTALLLTWTVMLLASNPSWQEKVRAEVKQVCNGETPSVDHLSKLAMLNMVINESLRLYPPATVLPRMAFEDIKLGDLHIPKGLSVWIPVLAIHHSKELWGKDANEFDPERFASKSFTPGRFIPFAAGPRNCIGQSFAIMEAKIILAMLISRFSFTISPSYRHAPVIVLTIKPKYGVQVCLKPIDPGN from the exons ATGGCCGCGGTGGCGCTAACAATTCTGTTGGTGATATTCCTTGGTTTACTGGTAAGAATTGCTTACGACACTCTCTCATGTTACTGGTTAACACCGAGACGCATCAAGAAGATCATGGAGAAGCAAGGAGTGCGTGGCCCGAAACCCCGGTTTCTGATCGGAAACATCCTCGACATGGCCTCCCTTGTCTCCAAGTCCACTTCTCAAGACATGCATACCATCGATCATGACATTGTTGGCCGCTTGTTGCCCCATTATCTTGCCTGGTCTAAAATATATG GGAAACGATTCATATATTGGAATGGAATTGAGCCCCGGATGTGTTTGACGGAGACTGAATTGATCAAGGAGCTTCTGTCCAAGTACAGCACCATATCTGGAAAATCATGGCTGCAACAACAAGGCTCTAAGCATTTTATTGGCCGGGGGTTACTAATGGCTAACGGTGACGACTGGTATCACCAGCGTCACATCGTTGCACCCGCATTCATGGGAGATAAACTCAAG AGCTATGCGGGATACATGGTGGAATGCACTAAGAAGATGCTCCATTCACTACAAACTGAGATGGATTCCGGGCAAGGTGAGTTCGAGATAAGCGAGTACATGACAAGACTCACCGCCGACATAATTTCCCGGACGGAGTTCGACAGCAGCTATGAGAAGGGAAAACAGATTTTCCGGCTACTCACCCTTTTGCAGAAACAATGCGCCCAAGCAAGCAAGCACCTTTGCGTTCCCGGAAGCCG GTTTTTCCCAAGTAAATATAATAGGGAAATAAAATCTCTAAAGATGGAGGTGGAGAGGCTATTGATGGAAATTATACAGAGCCGGAAAGATTGCGTGGAGATTGGTCGGAACAACTCTTATGGGAATGATTTGCTAGGGATGTTGCTAAATGAGATGCAGAAAAAGAGAGGGAATGGATTTAGCTTTAATTTGCAGCTAATCATGGATGAATGCAAGACATTCTTCTTTGCAGGACATGAAACCACTGCCCTCTTGCTCACTTGGACAGTCATGTTATTAGCCAGCAACCCATCTTGGCAAGAAAAGGTTCGAGCTGAAGTGAAGCAAGTGTGCAATGGTGAAACTCCCTCTGTTGATCATCTATCCAAACTCGCCATG TTAAATATGGTAATAAATGAATCACTGAGGCTGTACCCACCAGCAACTGTTCTGCCTCGAATGGCTTTCGAAGACATCAAACTTGGTGACCTTCACATTCCAAAGGGGCTATCAGTATGGATTCCAGTCCTTGCCATTCACCACAGTAAAGAATTATGGGGTAAAGATGCAAATGAGTTTGACCCTGAGAGGTTTGCTTCCAAGTCATTCACACCAGGAAGGTTCATTCCTTTTGCTGCCGGTCCTCGAAATTGCATTGGTCAATCTTTTGCCATTATGGAAGCTAAGATCATATTAGCGATGTTAATCTCACGGTTTAGCTTCACGATTTCGCCAAGTTATCGCCATGCTCCCGTTATTGTGCTCACCATAAAGCCTAAGTATGGGGTTCAAGTATGCTTGAAACCTATTGATCCTGGAAATTAA